The Oncorhynchus kisutch isolate 150728-3 linkage group LG14, Okis_V2, whole genome shotgun sequence genomic sequence ctcttctTCTTCCACTGACAAAGCAGCAGCATGCGAAAGGTCTTCTGAAAGGTCTTGTTGCAGAGCGCGTAGCACATGGGGTTGACTGTGCTGTTTACATAGCATAGCCAGTAGCCCAGGtgccagagagacacagggatacAGTCAGAACAGAAGGTGGAGATGAGCACCATGATGTTGTATGGTGTCCATGTCAGGATAAAGGCCAGCAAGATGGCACTGAGAGTCTGAGCAGCCTTCCTCTCCTTGATCAGCACCATCCTCTTCCTCTTGGTCAGCTGGATCTTCAGAGTTGCATCTATTGGCTTGCAGGAAGTGGTGGAGGGTGGGGCACTCATGGAGTCTGCTGAGGAGAAAGATGATGGGACCATGTTGGTGTCCCCATTCTTGCTCTGATGGGCACCGCTGCTAGTGTCTTTGGGAACTGGTTTAAACTTGTAGGACACACACTTCTTGCTCTTATGGGAGTGGGTCTTGGGAGGCGTGTGGAAGAAGTTGTCCTCGTAACTGCTGAGCTGCTCATTCTCACAGCCCTCTGCACCCGTGCTCGGCCCACATGACTGGTTCCGGTAGGTGGGCTGGAAGACCCCCGGGGACACGGGCTGCTCCTCGTCCTCCGAGGAGGCATAGCTGTTGAAGGTGGTCAGCTGGTCGCTCTTGGACCACTCATCGTTGGTGGCAGCGGCTGATTTGGCTGCGTGGCTCCTGTTGGAGGAGGACCAGGAGGCCTGGGTTCTGTCCCGGGAGGCAGAGCTGAGCTGGTTGCAGTTGAAGCAGGATCTGATTATGGTTTTCTGGGGCTTGGTGGTACCAGCGTCTGTGGAACTGTTGATGCCCTGGAGCTCAGCGAGGTCCTTGGTGCGACGCTCCGTCTCCTTGTAGATCCGACAGTAAAGGATGGTCATGATCGACACAGGGATGTAAAACGCAGCAATGGCTGTCCCAAATGTTATCACTGGCTCAGAGAAAAACTGGATCTGACACTGCCTCTCAGGGACTGTCCTTTTCCCCACAAAATACTGCCAACACAGTATGGGAGGGGCCCACAGGATGAGGGACACCAGCCAGGCCATGCCTATCATGACCCCAGCCCGTTTGGGGGTGCGCTTGGCTCTATAGGTCAGAGGTCGGGTGATAGAGAAGTACCGGTCAAAACTGATGACCAGCAGGTTCATCACTGACGCATTACTGGCCACATAGTCCAAAGCCAACCAGAGGTCACAGGCAATACTCCCCAGCGCCCAGTATCCCATCAGTATGTAGGAGGTGTAGAGGTTCATAGAGAACACACCTATAATGAGGTCAGCTACAGCCAAACTCAGTAGGTAGTAGTTGTTGACTGTCTTCAGCTGGCTGTTTACCTTAAATGACAGCATCACTAGGATGTTGCCCACTATCGTAATCAGGCTCACGATGGCCGACACAGTTGCTATGGTTATGACCTCCCATAGACTGTGTGTGGCAAGGTGGATGTCGGTCGCATTGCCATTTATAGATGAGTTCTTTATTCCTTCACCTTCCATGTTGTTTCTCTCAAGTTGTCCTTATTGTGGTATCAGTGGTATAACTATGAGAGAGTAGTCTGTCGGGTGCACCATCTTGAGTAGGATATCCTGAAAAGAAGAAATAATAAAGTGAgttaataaaataacaaatgCAGTTTATAGGTGATCTCCTGATGTAAACTCAAAACTCCATGTAAATGTACAATGAGTAGTGCCACAAGAGACACCAGCCGCTAGATGGCAGTAATAATCAACAATCATCAGCTAGTGAGTTAGTGGGTAGGGCACCAATGTTTACACTGGCCAAAGATGGGGACCATGCACCTTGAAAAACCACTCAGTAAGACTGTTTAGGACCTCAATGTAATTAACATGTGATAATAGCACCTATGTGTAGTATGCATGTTTGTGCTGTGTCATATAAAAGTGTATGATTACTGCCAAAAAAAAGCTCATGTAGAACAATGTCATATATGAATGCATGTCTGAACATGTTAGGGCCATTAGGTCATATAAGCACTCACGTATCCTTTGCTCTAGTTATTGTTAATTAATTTAGTATATATGCATAGGTGGCTGTGTTGAGGTCTATTACAGACAGTTTGTTACAGTACAGAGGTACATCAGCAGACAACAAGGCTTCACAGATGAGCACATTGTTCATTTTAAGCAGTCTAGCCAAACAGCTGTGACATTTGAAATCCGGGTCATTCAAAAATGAGTCCTTTGCTCATTAATATCAGCAAGCATGTTTGTTGTCTGTATTAAATGGATTTAGATGTCACAGTATTGTCTCAGTGGCTCTCTGTACCCAGGGAGATGAAGGGATCGCTTCTGGATGACAAAGACTGATTTCAGTGGAGCTAGAGGAAATATGCTTGAGTTTTGTACTGAGGGATCAATCAACTAGCAGACAAAAGGAGCTGTCATTTCTGTCCCTAGAGCTTGTTAGAATTGTCTAGTGAGATGTAGGTTGTAGCAGGTGTTTGCTCTGCCTCCTGGCTGAGTTCACCCAGCTGAAAGAAGAGCAGCATCCCAGTTCTTAGATCACTTGGCTTAGAACTCCATGTGTACCGACGGGGATTGATAAAGCACAAATTAACCTGGACCTTTGCAGTTTCTCCACACACCTTTATGTGAGATTAATCCACCTCAGATCACTATGGGGATGCTTGGGTGCTAAATCCCAAACTGTGGCATATGTCTTTGTTTCAATGTTTCCGTACTGTTATCCTGGCTTCAGTCTCTTCACTATGCTTCTGACTGGGTTGACTGGGTTTTTAAACGTCATCGATGTCATGGCTTGTGATTAAGTAGATTGAAACTGTGCAACAAACAGACAGGCTACCTGAATTGTCCATTAGTTATTTAGCACTTCTTCTTAGGGATAGctccctttttttcaattttcgcctaaaatatCATACACAAATCTAACTGCCAGTAgcccaggccctgaagcaaggatatacatgttcctggtaccatttgaaaggaaacactttgaagtttgtggaaatgtgaattgaatgtaggagaatataacacaatagatctggtagaagaaaacacaaagaaaaaaacaacctttttttctaccaccatctttgaaaagcaacagaaaggtcccacctctagccatcactctggttgttcCGAttgtgtccacaagatggcagcagtgtatgtgcaaagtttcagacagataacttgaagtatgagcaaACTACAGGACATTTAGCGTGAAGTCGCCCAGGTTAATTTGGGCAAGTCATGAAGGAGACATTTACATTCACATTACATTTTTCTGtaagaatatcgtcaaatctgtatacttggactttgatttagctttttcAGTATTAGTTCAACATTTGTAAAAcacccagttttcataacttcataactctccatattcttataatttttgtccaaaaggaaaaggcttGCTGTCGCACAAGGTTAGCAGCTACATTTTGTgatactcccgtaaagcccagctcattggctatctagctagctttggttgaccccgattggtgcttttTTGATAAAGTTACAGTCGATCAAGTGAAGACCGCCCGCGTCATCGGTGTGCCATGAAGGTGTTgctctctgaccaaatttggtgtcctataggatatactacactcctaatgatatagtgaagtgtGGTTccattctaggatctctgaggaataaatGCGAacgtgatttgactggttgaaatcatgtttagggttagattttcacagattcctttctttgcaaattgaacaagtggaaatacaaaattgattgtgcatgctatatggaAAAATTATTTTACCTAACAAAATGACACCATGTTATCCCTGGGACCCTTTGGAcaataaatcagagcaagatttcagaatgtaagtacacatttcaccttcagaggtgaatttatcaaacctattgcggtgaaaaaagtgttttgttgttaggagcgctcctcaaacaatagcatggcactTTTTCGCAGTAATAGTTACTGTAAAGTGGACAGTGCAGTTACATTAACAACAATTTAagtttcagccgatataagacacttattgGTACCGACATTTGTtctttctctaaaatctgcgattGTGACACAAGgcactgcatgatttacaactgtcccatTGACGGGACGCCTATCCCTATGATGAACACTTTTTCTCCAAAGTCACCTACAGATTCTGACGTGTATGTTATAATGCCTCAATGGGACATTGAACATGCAACCTTGGGACCGGTTCCAGCCAATTGGGTTATAACAATGTCCTAAATCTAGCCCTGGAGACAGGCACTTCAAGAACTCGTTTCAACATTCTGCCTATTTCTTCCTGCCAGGTTATTCAGTTTAATGATGATGAACTCAGGAATTTGTCAATGTAATAGCACCCTTAGAGTCTGTGGGAATGAAATAGTGATTGGAGTGATTGCTATCATTTATTCTGCCCTGTGGTTCTCGGTCACATgaaagcaatgttttttttcctaTCATTTCTATTTTTTTCTGAACAACACTACAGGTAGGTAAAAGAAAACCACAGCTCTAATGCTGGTGAGATGAAAGAATGGTATGGTtcgtggcggcagggtagcctagtggttagggcgttggactagtaaccggaaggttgcaagttcaaacaaggtactgacaaggtacaaatctgtcgttctgcccctgaacaggcctaggaacccactgttcctaggccgtcattgaaaataagaatttgttcttaactgacttgcctagttaaataaagaataaaaaataaaaatatgtgaGCAACATATAGTGTGTTATATTTGATGTATAGGTTTGACTGTGTCTACGACCATGAACATACATCTAATGTGTGATACTGTGCATGAAAGTTGGTTGAAGCTTGAAGGTATCTGGATGGTAGCATTTGTAGTGTTTGCCATTGCCAACCTGTGCCTATGTTTGAAGCCATGCTCCCACTAGCTAGTCTCGCAAGCCTCCTGATCTTGCCGAGCTGACATGGATGCTCGCTAAATTGATATCACAGCGGTAATCAGTCGAAGCCCACTAGCACCTCTGTATAGTATTTCCGTGCTGCCATGAGCCTAAAGTACCCAATGTCCCACGTCATCTGGAGTGCTGCTGGAGAATATCCAACATAGGTCATGTTATTTCCTAGGGATGGGACAATAATCATATAATCGACAATTATGGACAATAACTGTGAACAAAAAATTATAATCATCAATATTGTCTTATTATATACATTTTAGGAAGGAGGGTATTACACTTTATCTTCAAGTAGGCggcaggcagggtagcctagcggcagggtaggctagtggttagagcgttggactaggaacccgaaggttgcaagttcaaacccccgagctgacaaggtacaaatctgccgttctgcccctgaacaggcagttaacccactgttcctaggctgtcattgaaaatttgaatttgttcttaactagcttgcctagttaaataaaaaataaaatgatgtAGTTTACTCAACAGCAGTTTGTCATTTTTACATAAAGTtggcagtgttggggagtagttgAACTCAGGGGCGCAACCTTCACTGGGAACGGGGGgacttgtccccccccccccccccccagttttatcattggaatgtgatacaaaacaaggcAACAGTGTTCTCTAGGAAAATGTGGACGCCTCCGAGCggttgggtaggctgtttggagtgtttatccgacaggataaaaaaaaatatctcccccacttctaaaaccaaagttgcacccctgttTGAACTACTACTCAACTAActtaactacattttgcagtagcttggtggtagttgaactaaattcaaatcttgGTGGCTaattttcagtagttaattactttattgccatgtagtggtgtagctaactacagGAACTACACACAAAAAATATGGCAAGAAGTAGGCAATCATCTCCTTAATTGTTTTCGGCATGAGACCTTCCTAATCCTCACTAGAAACATTGTTTTAatgtttaataggctaaattaAACCTTCTGTTAACATCTGATTCCAGTGTGAGCTGTTGCTATTTGTTATCTATGATatttcagatttagatatgatTTTTGGTAAACtacattttcagagtagcttccccaacgcTGAAAGTTGGTAATCATCTTACGAGCAGAACTGCATGGTAGGGAGGAGAAGCTTTTTAGCAAAAGTTCCAAACGGTCAAAATCGTTCTGGGACAGGGGTGTCACTAAAGCTGTGTCGTAAATGCTGTAGCTAATTTTCAAAGCTAAAAAAAAAATCGACAAAAATCGACATAATCGTCCTATTATTTTCCAATGTCCATTTTATTGAGAGGGGGTGAAGGTGGCATCACAGATGCTGAGTTTAGGGCATCCACCCTACAGTACCTCGTCCATGATACTTAAGATCAATGGGATCACTCAGTAATAGACACCTGCTTGGTCGATCCCTTCTCAAAACATCTGCATTATTTTTGTCCCAGAATGAACTAAACACACTATTCATATGGTCTTCAAATACATTTTGAGTCCTGCTGTAAGTTGTAACAATGGAAACATTTACAGTACATGTGTGCAATATCTTGCTGAACTTGCTGTCCCAGTTTTAGATTGGCTGTCTCAATAAAACTATTATGATAGACTACCACCTCCTCCTTTTCTGATCCTGGATATCAGAAGACCTCATCTGTTATCATCTCAGCATTGGTAGATGAATCTATAGTCTCTGTCAGTTCACCTACCAATAGTATTTTGACCCTATCGTGacctataataataatatatgccatttagcagacacttttaccAAAAGTCATGCATGCATATATTTTATGTGCAGGTGGTCCTGGGAATTGAACCCAttatcctggcgttgcaagcaccatgctctaccaactaaatTACAGTGACCTATCCTTCTAAGTAACTTCTCCACTCATTGGTATTCTGTTGGCACACTGTGGTAGCCTGAGGCCCACACAAATAACATTCCACTCACCACAGGGAGGCTCAGCGAACCCTTGGATCGCCCTTCAGCTTGTTACTGTGACATTTTATCACTCACACAATCGACATCACAGCACTGGAGAGCCCAGGTAGCACTTGgcatctgtttttttttctctgcacTGTCCTTTTAGATTCTGAACTaaactctcttcttctctctccctttctgtatttttttcttcAATCTATCAGTCTCTCACGCCGACGCTCTCATTCGCCATGAACTGCTTGCCCCGAAGAAATCGATTTTTTATTTGATCATGAGGAAAAATGGCAGACGTAATCAAGTTCAAAGTAACCTTACTGGCCTCCCTCGACAATGGTACTCTAGGTTGGCACCTCTGTCCATTTTTTTTACGCCTGACGAATGGGAATATGTGTGCTTGAGGAGTACGCCCTCGTGTAGTAGACTGAGGGTCTCCAGCAAGAGCTTGTTCTCCTCTTGCAGTAAAAAGGGCTGGAGAGGTAGGCCAGGCCACTCTCTCAGTCAGCTACTTCCATGCCAGGAAGTGGATGAATTAATTATGACTAGTATGCACGGACACTTGAGTGACGAGGCGTTCTTGAGATCA encodes the following:
- the LOC109904021 gene encoding muscarinic acetylcholine receptor M5-like encodes the protein MEGEGIKNSSINGNATDIHLATHSLWEVITIATVSAIVSLITIVGNILVMLSFKVNSQLKTVNNYYLLSLAVADLIIGVFSMNLYTSYILMGYWALGSIACDLWLALDYVASNASVMNLLVISFDRYFSITRPLTYRAKRTPKRAGVMIGMAWLVSLILWAPPILCWQYFVGKRTVPERQCQIQFFSEPVITFGTAIAAFYIPVSIMTILYCRIYKETERRTKDLAELQGINSSTDAGTTKPQKTIIRSCFNCNQLSSASRDRTQASWSSSNRSHAAKSAAATNDEWSKSDQLTTFNSYASSEDEEQPVSPGVFQPTYRNQSCGPSTGAEGCENEQLSSYEDNFFHTPPKTHSHKSKKCVSYKFKPVPKDTSSGAHQSKNGDTNMVPSSFSSADSMSAPPSTTSCKPIDATLKIQLTKRKRMVLIKERKAAQTLSAILLAFILTWTPYNIMVLISTFCSDCIPVSLWHLGYWLCYVNSTVNPMCYALCNKTFQKTFRMLLLCQWKKKRVEEKLYWYGQNPVVSSKLT